Proteins encoded in a region of the Hippea jasoniae genome:
- a CDS encoding methylmalonyl-CoA mutase family protein produces MSYKPKNKIRIVTATSLFDGHDAAINIFRRIMQDKGAEVIHLGHNRSAYEIVNAALEEDVQAIAITSYQGGHMEFFKYIHDLLKQNNASHIRIFGGGGGVIIPSEIKELEAYGIEKIFSPEDGIKMGLEGMVDYLLEKSDFITYEEDKFEYYLENIDKYLPKAISLIEDLMWKEKWSNKHQEILDSYARNATRDNIVIGFTGSGGAGKSTLVDEILRRAVTTIKDKKFGVIGVDPTRRSGGALLADRIRLNTLPHEKLYMRSIATRSPNTSISKAVKNIVKLYKIAGFDATIIETAGSGQNDIEIVGIADIDVYVTTPEYGAALQLEKINMLEYADMVVLNKFDKDKAEDALYEIRKQYRRNFKLFDKPLEEMPVYGTVASRFNDQATTYFFYKLFEKAKLIDKIPEDLSIDVTSKSLSMIPLNRTNYLGDIARTVREYHRFVKDQQQKATKLFALEKTKEQLQGKKDTDNILKTLDKEIEKTKNELSPETINLLKSWPEVKKIYQQDKLITKIRDHEIVYELTTKTLSGNKIPKVILPDHEDYGEIVKFRLKENVPGEFPYTAGIYPVKRQDELPTRMFAGEGTPERTNKRFHYLSEGQPFSRLSTAFDSITLYGEDPDKRPDIYGKIGNAGVSVPTIDDAKKLYSGFDLCDKNTSVSMTINGPAPMMLAMFFNTAIDQQVEKYLKENGQLGKAIDKINDYYKKLGMEKPFYNTSFGVKDADIESHLGLALLGVPGDFVVEKDIYEEIKKHTLNVVRGTVQADILKEDQAQNTCLFSTDFSLKLMGDIQEYFIEHNVRNYYSVSISGYHIAEAGANPITQLAFTLANGFTYVEYYLGRGMEFNKFARNLSFFFSNGMDIEYAVIGRVARRIWAIAAKKLYNADERSQKLKYHIQTSGRSLHAMEIQFNDIRTTLQALMAIYDNCNSLHTNAYDEAITTPTEESVRRALAIQLIINKEFGMAKNENPLQGSYIIEWLTDLVEEEVLKEFDSISRRGGVLGAMESRYQRNKIQEESLYYETLKNSGELPIIGVNTFLKEGEEIQEDKPLQLSRSTEEEKQQQIKNLYQFKLRNKDKAPVYLERLKEAARNNKNIFAELMEAVKYCTLGQITHALFEVGGKYRRNM; encoded by the coding sequence ATGTCTTATAAACCAAAAAATAAAATAAGAATTGTAACAGCAACGAGCCTGTTCGATGGTCATGACGCGGCAATAAATATTTTCAGGCGTATCATGCAGGATAAGGGCGCTGAAGTTATCCACCTTGGGCATAACAGAAGTGCCTATGAAATAGTTAACGCTGCTTTGGAAGAAGATGTTCAGGCAATTGCAATAACCTCCTACCAGGGCGGTCATATGGAGTTTTTTAAATACATTCATGATCTGCTTAAACAAAATAATGCCTCCCACATCAGAATCTTTGGCGGGGGTGGAGGCGTTATCATCCCTTCAGAAATAAAAGAGCTGGAGGCTTACGGTATAGAAAAAATATTCTCACCAGAAGATGGTATAAAGATGGGTCTTGAGGGAATGGTTGATTATCTGCTTGAAAAAAGCGATTTTATCACATACGAAGAGGATAAATTTGAATACTATCTTGAGAATATAGATAAATATCTGCCAAAAGCCATAAGTTTAATTGAAGATTTAATGTGGAAGGAAAAATGGAGCAACAAACACCAGGAAATCTTAGATAGCTATGCCAGAAATGCAACCAGGGATAATATTGTGATTGGATTTACAGGCTCAGGTGGTGCAGGCAAATCAACCCTCGTTGACGAAATACTTAGAAGAGCAGTTACAACAATTAAAGATAAAAAATTTGGAGTAATAGGCGTTGATCCAACAAGGAGAAGTGGAGGGGCTTTGCTTGCAGATAGAATCAGGTTAAACACTTTGCCGCATGAGAAACTTTATATGAGATCTATCGCAACACGCTCACCCAATACATCTATATCAAAAGCCGTCAAAAATATTGTTAAACTGTATAAAATCGCAGGATTTGATGCCACAATTATTGAAACAGCAGGAAGTGGTCAAAACGATATAGAAATTGTGGGAATTGCCGATATAGATGTTTATGTAACAACGCCAGAATATGGAGCAGCTCTCCAGCTTGAAAAGATCAATATGCTTGAATATGCAGATATGGTTGTATTAAACAAATTCGACAAAGATAAAGCAGAGGATGCGCTGTATGAAATCAGAAAACAGTACAGGAGAAATTTTAAGCTGTTTGATAAACCATTAGAAGAGATGCCCGTCTATGGCACTGTAGCCTCAAGATTCAATGATCAGGCAACAACCTATTTCTTTTACAAGCTATTCGAAAAAGCAAAACTTATTGACAAAATCCCTGAAGATTTATCCATCGATGTAACATCAAAAAGCCTCTCTATGATTCCTTTGAACAGGACAAATTATCTTGGTGATATAGCAAGAACAGTCAGAGAATATCACAGATTTGTAAAAGATCAGCAGCAAAAGGCAACCAAACTCTTTGCTTTAGAAAAAACAAAAGAGCAACTTCAGGGAAAAAAGGATACTGACAACATTCTAAAAACACTGGACAAAGAAATCGAAAAGACAAAAAACGAACTATCTCCTGAAACTATAAACCTTTTAAAAAGCTGGCCTGAGGTGAAAAAAATATACCAGCAGGATAAGCTTATTACAAAAATTAGAGACCACGAGATTGTTTATGAATTAACAACAAAAACCTTATCAGGTAACAAAATCCCAAAGGTTATCTTGCCCGATCATGAAGATTACGGTGAAATTGTTAAATTCAGACTAAAGGAAAATGTGCCAGGCGAATTTCCTTACACAGCAGGCATTTATCCTGTAAAAAGACAGGATGAGCTCCCCACAAGGATGTTTGCAGGAGAAGGAACGCCAGAAAGAACCAACAAAAGATTCCATTACCTATCAGAAGGTCAGCCATTTAGCAGGCTTTCAACTGCATTTGACTCCATCACCCTATACGGAGAAGATCCTGACAAAAGACCCGATATATACGGTAAAATTGGCAATGCCGGAGTATCAGTGCCAACAATCGATGATGCAAAAAAACTATACAGCGGGTTTGATTTATGCGACAAAAACACCTCTGTCTCTATGACAATAAACGGCCCTGCCCCCATGATGCTGGCAATGTTTTTCAATACCGCCATAGATCAACAGGTAGAAAAATACTTAAAAGAAAACGGCCAGCTTGGCAAAGCAATAGACAAAATAAATGACTACTATAAAAAATTAGGAATGGAAAAACCTTTTTATAACACAAGCTTTGGAGTTAAAGATGCTGATATTGAAAGCCACCTGGGCTTGGCATTACTGGGTGTACCTGGCGATTTTGTGGTGGAAAAGGATATATATGAAGAAATCAAAAAACACACACTTAATGTTGTAAGGGGAACCGTTCAGGCTGATATCTTAAAGGAGGATCAGGCTCAAAATACATGTCTATTCTCTACAGATTTCTCCCTGAAGCTTATGGGGGATATTCAGGAATATTTCATAGAGCATAATGTTAGAAATTACTATTCTGTCTCAATTTCTGGTTATCATATTGCAGAAGCAGGTGCAAACCCCATAACACAGCTGGCCTTTACACTGGCAAATGGCTTTACCTATGTTGAATACTATCTTGGAAGAGGCATGGAGTTCAATAAATTTGCACGTAATTTATCTTTCTTTTTCTCCAACGGAATGGACATAGAGTATGCCGTTATAGGCCGGGTTGCTCGTAGAATCTGGGCAATTGCAGCAAAAAAACTCTACAATGCAGACGAGAGAAGTCAGAAACTTAAATATCACATCCAGACTTCAGGCAGATCTCTACATGCAATGGAAATTCAGTTTAACGATATTAGAACAACGCTTCAGGCTTTAATGGCTATTTATGATAACTGTAACTCTCTCCATACAAACGCCTATGATGAAGCCATAACAACACCCACCGAGGAATCTGTAAGAAGGGCTTTAGCCATCCAGCTAATCATAAATAAAGAATTTGGAATGGCCAAAAATGAAAATCCTCTTCAGGGCTCTTATATAATCGAATGGCTCACAGATCTGGTCGAAGAGGAGGTTTTAAAGGAATTTGACAGTATTTCAAGAAGGGGTGGCGTACTTGGGGCAATGGAATCAAGGTATCAACGAAATAAGATCCAGGAGGAATCTTTATACTACGAGACCCTTAAAAACAGCGGAGAACTACCGATCATTGGAGTAAACACATTCCTAAAAGAGGGCGAAGAGATTCAAGAAGACAAACCATTACAGCTGAGCCGATCAACAGAAGAAGAAAAACAGCAGCAGATCAAGAATCTATACCAGTTTAAACTAAGAAATAAAGACAAAGCTCCTGTTTATTTAGAAAGACTAAAAGAGGCGGCAAGAAATAACAAGAACATCTTTGCAGAATTAATGGAGGCGGTCAAATACTGCACTTTAGGTCAAATCACTCATGCGTTATTTGAGGTTGGCGGTAAATACAGAAGAAACATGTAA
- a CDS encoding glucosaminidase domain-containing protein, which produces MSKKRLVVRPSSNRIGVVLLILFALAFLAGILLLAKQVLAKELIKPNIEFYTAGNVKQLKQKLYIYSVINDYTLSFRPHLLKSLPEDFKKLPPKTRKELFIKVMLPIAAAANLKFYRLHSIFVNIEKKILDGEKLTETEIKLLNYGYEKFKCNTISELIKRCNGVPISLLIAQAGIESGWGSSRFAIDFNNIYGIHRKKIVKGKPIVQVYKNLYQATEAYIMNLNISPAYRRFREARARMGLKANPYKLAEYLSLYSIKRYQYVRLIQRVITANNLTAHDDYFLGSIVAESGKVAGDLD; this is translated from the coding sequence ATGAGTAAGAAGAGATTGGTTGTAAGGCCATCCTCAAACAGGATCGGCGTTGTTCTTTTGATTTTATTTGCGCTGGCTTTTTTGGCCGGTATATTGTTGCTTGCAAAGCAGGTTTTGGCTAAAGAGTTAATAAAACCCAACATAGAATTCTACACCGCGGGAAATGTTAAGCAACTTAAGCAGAAACTTTATATCTACAGTGTAATTAACGATTATACTTTATCATTCAGGCCTCATCTTTTAAAGTCCCTGCCTGAGGATTTTAAAAAACTTCCACCCAAAACAAGAAAAGAGCTTTTCATAAAGGTTATGCTACCGATTGCTGCTGCTGCAAATCTTAAATTTTACAGGCTTCATAGTATTTTTGTGAATATAGAAAAGAAGATTTTGGATGGTGAGAAGTTAACGGAAACCGAAATAAAACTTCTTAATTACGGTTATGAAAAGTTTAAATGCAATACGATTTCAGAGCTTATTAAACGCTGCAACGGTGTTCCTATAAGCCTGTTGATTGCTCAGGCTGGTATAGAATCAGGCTGGGGTAGTTCTCGTTTTGCTATAGATTTTAACAATATTTATGGTATTCATAGAAAAAAGATCGTTAAGGGCAAGCCAATCGTTCAGGTTTATAAAAATCTCTATCAGGCGACAGAGGCATACATAATGAACCTTAACATAAGCCCCGCCTACAGGCGTTTTAGAGAGGCAAGGGCTCGCATGGGTTTAAAAGCCAATCCATATAAGCTTGCAGAATATTTAAGCCTCTATTCCATCAAGCGTTATCAATATGTAAGGCTTATTCAAAGAGTTATAACTGCCAACAACCTCACCGCTCACGATGATTATTTTCTGGGTAGCATAGTGGCTGAGAGCGGCAAGGTTGCTGGTGATTTAGATTAG
- a CDS encoding DUF2726 domain-containing protein — MWLLVVLLSILLIVIYYLYLKNKKIKVDENAIEFYKKKEFFLNKTEKTAYDFMVNFFKNSQLNLTVFPKVKLTDFLWAPKQNRNAYLKIQNRFVDFLVVDYPMLHPVCAIFIVNKENKSKMDSLPIIEDALKKAQIKLVKIDTHEIFNGSFLQKIKQEVKNGG, encoded by the coding sequence ATGTGGTTGCTAGTTGTGCTTCTATCTATCCTGCTTATAGTCATCTACTATCTTTATTTAAAAAATAAAAAAATTAAAGTGGATGAAAATGCCATTGAGTTTTACAAAAAAAAGGAGTTTTTTCTAAATAAAACCGAAAAAACAGCCTACGATTTTATGGTGAACTTTTTTAAAAACAGCCAGTTAAACCTAACGGTTTTTCCTAAAGTAAAGCTAACAGATTTTTTATGGGCACCAAAGCAAAATAGAAACGCCTATTTAAAAATTCAGAATCGCTTTGTTGACTTTTTGGTTGTGGATTATCCCATGCTGCATCCAGTTTGTGCAATATTCATAGTAAACAAAGAAAACAAGTCAAAAATGGACTCCCTGCCGATTATAGAAGATGCATTAAAAAAAGCTCAGATTAAACTTGTAAAAATCGATACGCACGAGATATTTAACGGTTCATTCCTGCAAAAAATAAAACAGGAGGTAAAAAATGGCGGTTGA
- a CDS encoding Trm112 family protein, translating into MAVDERLLEILACPKCRGDLKLSDDKNWLICESCKVKYPIEDDIPILLIDKAEKLEND; encoded by the coding sequence ATGGCGGTTGATGAAAGACTTTTGGAGATTCTTGCATGCCCCAAATGCAGGGGAGACCTTAAGCTTTCGGATGATAAAAACTGGCTGATCTGTGAAAGCTGCAAAGTTAAATACCCCATAGAGGATGACATACCAATATTGCTTATCGATAAAGCAGAAAAATTGGAGAATGATTAA
- a CDS encoding DMT family transporter translates to MIKTLIYVFLCIILWALIPVASKHVLKGMNNFAMLFFSNIISTAVMFIYLAFSKKLNELKSLNLHSLFYLSFVGFLGGFIFYIFLYKAFSLSSAQEVFIINYTWPVLIVLFSVPILHEKLTAKELFSLFLSFIGIIIIATKGNILNLKITNLAGDILAFFAAVSFALFSVLGKKTDVDESVAVFVYFLSSTIFDILTYNFIKINFIDKSVLFWLILNGLFINGISYIFWFKALKGAKAALISNLVYLTPFVSLIFISLFLQEKIEIYSIIALLFISVGITLEVLKKPT, encoded by the coding sequence ATGATTAAAACCCTGATCTATGTTTTTCTATGCATTATACTGTGGGCATTGATCCCTGTTGCATCAAAACATGTATTAAAAGGTATGAACAACTTTGCCATGCTGTTTTTTTCAAATATTATATCTACAGCTGTGATGTTCATTTATTTAGCCTTCTCAAAAAAATTAAACGAACTTAAATCTCTAAACCTACACAGTCTTTTTTATCTTTCGTTCGTAGGTTTTTTGGGCGGTTTTATTTTTTACATATTTTTATACAAAGCCTTCAGTCTTTCAAGCGCTCAGGAGGTGTTTATTATAAACTATACCTGGCCTGTATTGATTGTTTTATTCAGCGTGCCTATTTTGCATGAAAAATTAACAGCAAAAGAGCTGTTTTCTCTTTTTTTAAGCTTTATAGGCATCATCATAATTGCCACCAAAGGCAATATCTTAAATCTAAAAATCACAAACTTAGCAGGTGATATACTGGCATTTTTTGCAGCTGTTAGTTTTGCCTTATTCAGCGTGCTTGGTAAAAAAACAGATGTGGATGAGTCTGTGGCTGTATTTGTATATTTTTTATCATCCACTATTTTTGACATTCTGACTTACAATTTTATCAAAATCAACTTTATAGATAAGTCTGTTTTGTTCTGGCTGATTTTAAACGGATTGTTTATAAACGGCATATCTTACATCTTCTGGTTTAAGGCCTTAAAGGGCGCAAAAGCTGCTCTAATCTCAAACCTTGTATATTTAACACCGTTTGTATCGTTAATTTTTATTAGTTTATTTTTACAAGAAAAGATAGAGATCTACAGCATTATTGCGCTTTTGTTTATATCAGTTGGCATCACCCTTGAGGTGTTAAAAAAACCTACTTAA
- the minE gene encoding cell division topological specificity factor MinE: MWLDIFKKRKKSSAQQAKERLQIILAHERVSNKAPFLEDLRKDLIAVVAKYVDIDPKQIEVSLQRNDSVEVLEINIPIK, encoded by the coding sequence ATGTGGCTGGATATTTTTAAAAAAAGAAAAAAAAGTTCTGCTCAACAAGCAAAAGAGAGGCTTCAGATCATTTTAGCCCACGAAAGGGTATCCAACAAAGCCCCGTTTCTTGAGGATTTAAGAAAAGACTTAATTGCGGTTGTTGCAAAATATGTGGATATAGACCCCAAGCAGATCGAGGTTAGTCTTCAAAGAAACGACTCTGTTGAGGTTTTGGAGATAAATATACCTATTAAGTAG
- the minD gene encoding septum site-determining protein MinD: protein MGSKVLTITSGKGGVGKSTTTANLALGLALSGKKVVAIDLDIGLRNLDMILGLENRIVYDVVNVVEKVCKVNQALIKDKRTENLFLIAAAQTRDKSAVKPEQIIELTNELRKQFDFIILDSPAGIEGGFRNAMLPADEVIIVTTPEISAVRDADRVIGILEANDKKEMSLIINRINPTLVKKGDMMSKDDVLQVLSIPLIGVVPEDENIVSYTNLGEPSILHTESPSGKAYKNITQRLLGKDVPFMEIVEKKKGLIEAIIGFFKE, encoded by the coding sequence ATGGGTTCTAAAGTTTTAACAATAACATCGGGTAAGGGTGGAGTAGGAAAGTCCACCACCACAGCCAACCTTGCATTGGGTCTTGCACTGTCTGGCAAAAAGGTTGTGGCAATAGATCTGGATATCGGTTTGAGAAATCTCGATATGATTTTAGGTCTTGAAAACAGGATTGTGTATGATGTTGTAAATGTTGTGGAGAAGGTGTGTAAGGTTAATCAGGCGTTGATAAAGGATAAGAGAACAGAAAACCTGTTTCTCATAGCGGCTGCCCAGACACGTGATAAATCCGCCGTAAAACCAGAGCAGATTATTGAGCTGACAAACGAATTAAGGAAACAATTCGATTTTATCATACTGGATTCACCAGCCGGTATTGAGGGTGGATTTAGAAACGCCATGTTGCCTGCTGACGAGGTTATTATAGTTACAACGCCAGAGATTTCTGCTGTTAGAGATGCCGATAGGGTTATAGGTATTCTGGAGGCAAACGATAAAAAAGAGATGAGTTTGATAATAAACAGGATCAACCCAACCCTTGTAAAAAAGGGTGATATGATGAGCAAGGATGATGTGCTTCAGGTGTTGAGTATTCCTTTGATTGGCGTTGTGCCTGAAGATGAAAATATTGTAAGTTATACAAACCTTGGTGAGCCTTCGATTCTGCACACGGAGTCGCCTTCAGGAAAAGCGTATAAAAATATCACTCAGAGGCTTCTGGGCAAAGATGTGCCGTTTATGGAGATTGTTGAAAAGAAAAAGGGTTTAATAGAAGCAATAATTGGATTTTTTAAGGAATAG
- a CDS encoding septum site-determining protein MinC, translating into MGRVAIKGKNFLGFEIEVYGNDEPVFNELEKALAVSKHYISNSIVTIRLDDKSKSIAPRIVSFLKDREVAVNAVVVESKENLNIDLPIIEIKDLQLLNQQAEKEVSTFRGNLRSGQSIKTNGDLVVVGNVNSNSYIYATGNIFVLGKLYGVPHAGYGGNNEAIIFAFDLNPPQIRIGDFITRSPEENLFMKRKNVVPEVAYVDEGAIVISPYEEWRKIKWE; encoded by the coding sequence ATGGGTAGAGTAGCAATTAAGGGAAAAAATTTTTTGGGATTTGAGATAGAGGTTTATGGGAACGATGAGCCTGTATTTAATGAGCTTGAAAAGGCGTTAGCTGTATCAAAGCACTATATCTCGAATTCCATTGTTACGATAAGGCTGGATGATAAATCAAAATCCATAGCTCCAAGGATTGTATCGTTTTTAAAAGATAGAGAGGTTGCGGTTAATGCCGTTGTTGTTGAATCAAAAGAGAATTTGAATATAGATCTGCCGATTATAGAGATCAAAGACCTTCAACTATTGAATCAGCAGGCAGAAAAAGAGGTTTCTACTTTTAGAGGCAATTTAAGGAGTGGTCAGAGTATCAAAACAAATGGCGATCTTGTTGTTGTTGGCAATGTCAATTCAAATTCATATATCTATGCAACGGGTAATATTTTTGTGCTTGGCAAACTCTACGGTGTGCCACATGCAGGATATGGAGGCAACAACGAGGCTATTATCTTTGCATTCGATTTAAATCCTCCTCAGATTCGTATCGGTGATTTTATCACGCGTTCGCCAGAGGAGAACCTGTTTATGAAACGCAAAAATGTTGTGCCTGAGGTTGCCTATGTTGATGAAGGGGCTATTGTTATTTCTCCTTATGAGGAGTGGAGAAAAATAAAATGGGAGTAG
- a CDS encoding secondary thiamine-phosphate synthase enzyme YjbQ, translated as MIRISIKTNLRKEAIDITGIVKKHVKNIKNGIAVVYVPHTTAGIAINEAYDPSVAEDIIETLSKLIPYSGNYKHLEGNADAHIQATITGNSIQIIIQNGQLQLGRWQGIFFLEFDGPRHREIYIKTIEG; from the coding sequence ATGATAAGGATTTCGATAAAAACAAATCTAAGAAAAGAGGCTATTGATATTACAGGAATTGTTAAAAAACATGTCAAAAATATCAAAAACGGTATAGCTGTTGTTTATGTGCCACACACAACGGCCGGTATTGCAATCAATGAAGCATACGATCCATCCGTTGCAGAAGACATCATAGAAACACTTTCAAAATTGATTCCCTATTCAGGCAACTACAAACATTTAGAGGGCAACGCAGATGCCCACATACAGGCTACAATCACAGGCAATTCTATTCAGATTATTATTCAAAACGGCCAGCTTCAACTTGGCCGATGGCAGGGGATATTCTTTTTAGAGTTTGACGGACCAAGACACAGAGAAATCTATATCAAAACAATAGAGGGCTGA
- a CDS encoding cofactor-independent phosphoglycerate mutase — MKYLILLGDGMADWPIESLDNKTPLEYANTPAMDIIASGIKGMVKTVPESMHPGSDVANMSVLGYSPKKYYSGRAPLEAISKNIAMKDNDVAYRCNFVFIENGIMKDFSASHIPTDKAAKLIELLNKNIDDDIEFFSGVSYRNIMIYRNGKTDKTTPPHDISDKEIKDYLPSGEASNKLISIMEKANKILSNNAIWEKANAIWLWGEGKKPSMPLFEDKFKKSGCMISAVDLMVGLGKLTGLYIPEIKGLTGFLDTNFEGKINAAFEFLNNGGDFVYLHVEATDETGHMGDVEKKIEAIELFDKKIVSEAIKMADSLKEPLKIAVLPDHPTPIKIKTHTSEPVPFAVWSSDMAKRSDIYSENSCKNGIYVEEGHRFLESVFFKE, encoded by the coding sequence ATGAAGTATTTAATCTTATTGGGCGATGGAATGGCAGATTGGCCTATTGAATCACTGGATAACAAAACACCCCTTGAATATGCAAACACACCTGCAATGGATATTATCGCATCAGGCATAAAAGGCATGGTAAAAACCGTGCCCGAAAGCATGCATCCAGGCAGCGATGTGGCAAATATGAGCGTTCTGGGCTACTCACCTAAAAAATACTACTCAGGTAGAGCACCACTTGAGGCAATAAGCAAGAATATAGCTATGAAAGATAACGATGTAGCGTATCGCTGCAACTTTGTATTTATAGAAAATGGCATTATGAAAGACTTTTCAGCATCACACATACCAACAGATAAGGCAGCTAAGCTTATAGAACTATTGAACAAAAATATAGATGATGATATAGAATTTTTCAGCGGCGTAAGCTACAGAAACATCATGATCTACAGAAACGGCAAAACCGACAAAACAACACCACCACACGACATATCGGATAAGGAGATAAAAGACTACTTACCATCAGGTGAAGCAAGCAACAAGCTCATATCAATTATGGAAAAGGCAAACAAGATTTTAAGCAACAATGCAATCTGGGAGAAGGCCAATGCAATCTGGTTATGGGGCGAGGGCAAAAAACCATCGATGCCTCTATTTGAAGATAAATTTAAAAAAAGCGGCTGTATGATCAGTGCTGTGGATTTAATGGTGGGATTGGGCAAACTAACAGGTTTATATATTCCCGAAATCAAAGGTTTAACAGGTTTTCTTGACACAAACTTTGAGGGTAAAATAAATGCAGCATTTGAGTTTTTAAATAATGGTGGTGATTTTGTATATCTGCATGTTGAGGCTACCGATGAGACAGGACATATGGGTGATGTAGAGAAAAAAATCGAGGCAATAGAGCTATTTGATAAAAAAATCGTATCAGAAGCCATAAAAATGGCTGATTCCCTAAAGGAGCCGTTAAAAATAGCCGTGCTACCCGATCATCCAACGCCAATAAAGATCAAAACACATACATCAGAACCTGTGCCGTTTGCCGTATGGAGTTCAGATATGGCAAAAAGATCCGATATATATAGTGAAAACAGCTGCAAAAACGGAATCTATGTAGAAGAGGGGCATAGATTCTTAGAAAGTGTATTTTTTAAGGAGTAG
- a CDS encoding ArnT family glycosyltransferase: MKESRYIFLIVVAGLIFFAARIYEPTLSGDSLKHALVAKSMVLRGDWLNLYLYDHPYLKKPPLYFWLIAFSFKVFGISALSARIPVVLFGILDGVLIYLLAKELFKNSLDSFIAAMFFIVNFHVIRLTSIVRMESIITFFILLNLFLLLKRRYLLAGVALGFGILTKGPVAFLGVATFAIWKIITGGAKELFDFRFIGGLFIAAVVGGWWYVYQYVHHTGFFDEFFKRQIIDRINGELNEGSHRNYLFYFKRLLSRFWPGLLFFVIGLYSFFKEKLYRDRVWQLFAIYAVLTFIVINIPKEKFTRYLYYCYPSFVLFASEGVRNLKLQRIAHQFFIFISFAFLIVAIFYKGWFHKPFHYDSIKHDVYAKICDRLSHFSGSCFFKGISAEEKHYFLFFCLKNPYASKRCVIFKTNRSLRLKFLSP, from the coding sequence ATGAAGGAAAGCCGCTACATTTTTCTTATAGTTGTTGCAGGTTTAATATTTTTTGCTGCAAGAATTTATGAACCGACACTGTCTGGTGATTCCCTAAAGCATGCGCTTGTTGCTAAAAGCATGGTTTTAAGGGGAGATTGGCTTAATCTATACCTTTATGACCATCCATACCTTAAAAAACCACCCCTTTATTTCTGGCTGATAGCTTTTTCGTTTAAGGTTTTTGGCATAAGTGCGCTTTCGGCAAGGATTCCTGTTGTTTTATTTGGTATCCTGGATGGTGTTTTGATTTACCTGCTTGCCAAGGAGTTGTTTAAAAATTCTCTTGATAGTTTTATTGCTGCAATGTTTTTTATTGTAAACTTTCATGTTATCAGGCTTACGAGTATTGTAAGAATGGAAAGCATTATCACCTTTTTTATTTTATTGAATCTGTTTTTGCTTTTAAAGAGGCGATACCTGCTTGCAGGCGTTGCCTTGGGGTTTGGTATTTTAACGAAAGGCCCGGTTGCGTTTTTGGGTGTAGCCACTTTTGCTATATGGAAAATTATAACAGGTGGGGCTAAAGAGCTTTTTGATTTTAGATTTATCGGTGGTTTGTTTATTGCAGCAGTTGTTGGTGGCTGGTGGTATGTTTATCAGTATGTTCATCATACGGGTTTTTTTGATGAGTTTTTTAAAAGACAGATAATCGACAGAATCAACGGGGAGTTAAATGAGGGAAGTCATAGAAATTACCTCTTTTATTTTAAAAGACTTCTGTCTCGTTTCTGGCCGGGGTTGTTATTTTTTGTAATTGGTTTGTATAGCTTTTTTAAAGAAAAGCTATACAGGGACAGAGTGTGGCAGTTGTTTGCTATTTATGCCGTTCTAACCTTTATAGTAATCAATATACCTAAAGAAAAGTTTACACGATATCTTTACTATTGCTATCCATCGTTTGTTCTGTTTGCATCAGAGGGGGTTAGAAACCTGAAATTACAAAGAATTGCTCATCAGTTTTTTATTTTTATCTCATTTGCGTTTCTGATTGTTGCAATATTTTATAAAGGCTGGTTTCACAAACCGTTTCATTATGATTCCATAAAGCATGATGTCTATGCAAAAATCTGCGATAGGCTTTCACATTTCAGTGGTAGCTGTTTTTTTAAAGGAATATCAGCAGAGGAAAAACACTACTTTCTCTTTTTCTGCCTAAAAAACCCCTATGCATCCAAGCGATGTGTTATTTTTAAAACCAACCGCTCGCTGAGGCTTAAATTTTTAAGCCCTTAG